One genomic segment of uncultured Fibrobacter sp. includes these proteins:
- a CDS encoding immune inhibitor A domain-containing protein, giving the protein MKKVLFTYVIAAMGILVSQVNARPAAPGFQTISNKDGSSVSIRHFGDEHYFFTETSDGFLVTGDGNGSYVYVGEDGTPSKFIAKNPVDRTAEEKSFLNGLNQEAVHQKHQELNGGRFPDEEGLNSEQTFTHTPVMAYNQDGVSATMLRRAVSEKWTKGERWFPVLLIGTSDKNHGDSAAFYDFLNKPGYNVNNNIGSLRDYFLYVSDSMFSPHFDVYPIKLNKALTDYGTGDNFKEGQFTAEGLTELAKRADFQANAAKYCFSGTNVDGFIFLFPGMEEDALKQSGLFWGHQFWMQSNGSSSGWFPSAYKTGGYTFDKYLFIAQYADGSRNSKINKMGTFAHEFSHVMGLNDHYGKDANNNQVDGPSVYDIMSLGMYNGSTFNEGNAPMGYSAYEKEIMGWLKLKELEADKTYSLKKLSQLQAYSVTNPNQNDEYYIVEYRPAESYDSYIKNSLGWGARSSANGVYVWYIDFDQKTCVTNNNANGDINHQRVAIVAVQGAKGYYADFSYVNKNGKASVPGIYNIVLNGNDRACFTTSQGMSLSACPEEESSSSVASSSSIASSSSIARSSSSIARSSSSSARSSSSVRSSSSEQKSSSSVASSSSQAVAESSSSVAPESSSSAFMSVVDAGTVVPQVHYSLDGRMLHVSTNVAGVKTLRLFDMQGYLLYAESFTGNAATLDLGNVSRGAFVVRLTVGSKVIAVKKINL; this is encoded by the coding sequence ATGAAAAAGGTGCTTTTTACATATGTGATAGCGGCAATGGGCATTCTGGTTTCGCAGGTGAATGCACGTCCGGCTGCTCCGGGTTTCCAGACTATTTCTAATAAAGACGGTAGCTCCGTTTCGATTCGTCATTTTGGTGACGAACATTACTTCTTTACAGAAACCTCTGACGGGTTCCTTGTAACGGGTGATGGCAACGGCAGTTACGTGTATGTGGGCGAAGACGGTACTCCGAGCAAGTTTATTGCAAAGAATCCGGTGGACCGTACCGCCGAAGAAAAATCGTTCTTGAACGGGCTAAATCAGGAGGCGGTTCACCAAAAGCACCAAGAACTGAATGGTGGCCGATTTCCCGATGAAGAAGGACTGAACAGCGAACAGACGTTTACCCATACGCCCGTGATGGCGTACAACCAAGACGGCGTATCTGCCACGATGCTTCGCCGTGCGGTTTCTGAAAAGTGGACGAAGGGAGAACGCTGGTTCCCGGTGCTTTTGATTGGCACGTCCGATAAAAATCATGGCGATTCGGCTGCGTTCTATGATTTCTTGAACAAGCCGGGCTACAACGTCAACAACAATATCGGAAGCCTGCGTGACTACTTCTTGTATGTGTCCGACAGCATGTTTTCGCCGCATTTCGACGTGTACCCGATCAAGCTCAACAAGGCGTTGACGGACTATGGCACCGGCGACAATTTTAAGGAAGGCCAATTTACTGCCGAGGGCCTTACGGAGTTGGCAAAACGTGCCGATTTCCAGGCTAATGCGGCCAAGTATTGTTTCAGCGGAACCAATGTCGATGGCTTTATCTTCTTGTTCCCGGGCATGGAAGAAGATGCCCTTAAGCAGAGCGGTCTGTTCTGGGGACACCAGTTCTGGATGCAGTCGAACGGATCTTCTTCGGGTTGGTTCCCTTCGGCGTATAAAACAGGCGGCTATACTTTTGACAAGTACTTGTTTATCGCCCAGTATGCGGACGGTTCCAGGAATTCGAAAATCAACAAGATGGGTACGTTTGCCCATGAGTTCAGTCATGTGATGGGCTTGAATGACCATTACGGCAAGGACGCAAACAACAACCAGGTCGACGGTCCGAGTGTCTACGACATTATGTCGCTGGGTATGTATAACGGCTCTACGTTTAACGAGGGCAACGCGCCCATGGGCTATTCCGCCTACGAAAAAGAAATTATGGGCTGGCTGAAGCTGAAAGAACTTGAAGCCGATAAAACGTATTCGCTCAAGAAATTGAGTCAGTTGCAGGCGTACTCCGTTACGAACCCGAACCAAAACGATGAATACTATATTGTGGAGTATCGCCCTGCGGAATCGTATGATTCGTATATCAAGAATTCCTTGGGTTGGGGCGCTCGCTCCAGTGCCAACGGCGTGTACGTGTGGTATATTGATTTTGACCAGAAAACTTGCGTGACGAACAATAACGCAAATGGAGACATTAATCACCAACGAGTGGCGATTGTGGCGGTGCAAGGTGCCAAAGGTTATTACGCGGATTTCTCGTACGTAAACAAGAATGGCAAAGCCTCTGTACCGGGCATTTACAATATTGTACTCAACGGTAATGATAGGGCTTGCTTTACTACGTCGCAGGGAATGTCTTTGTCGGCTTGCCCCGAAGAAGAATCCAGTTCTTCTGTGGCAAGCTCCAGCAGCATTGCAAGTTCTAGCAGTATCGCCAGAAGCTCCAGTAGCATTGCGAGAAGTTCCAGCAGTTCGGCCAGAAGTTCTAGCAGCGTGCGCAGCTCCAGCAGCGAGCAGAAATCGTCGAGCAGCGTTGCTTCTAGCTCTAGCCAGGCGGTCGCGGAATCTTCTTCAAGTGTTGCGCCGGAATCCAGTTCGTCTGCGTTTATGAGCGTTGTCGATGCCGGTACCGTAGTGCCGCAGGTGCATTACTCGCTGGATGGCCGCATGCTCCATGTGTCTACGAATGTCGCAGGGGTAAAGACGCTTCGCCTATTCGATATGCAGGGGTACTTGTTGTATGCAGAATCGTTTACGGGAAATGCGGCGACGCTTGACCTTGGCAACGTGAGCCGTGGCGCATTCGTGGTACGCCTGACGGTAGGCAGCAAGGTAATTGCTGTCAAGAAAATCAATCTTTAA
- a CDS encoding 4'-phosphopantetheinyl transferase superfamily protein: MSENKIHRLDVETPLGVVHLAGFAQKPDHRSVIFGLLSDYVGAPVSGADLCESKENPRPEFPKLDFDVNWTHSQGFCVCAYGERGSRGRLKIGVDLEKFSPKRLHLAERFFSKEESTQLATLGEELAMQEFFKLWCRKEAFYKCVGGEFFEGTLRRDMQKNPVLVEQPDSKEPFTVHFVDLDAAAVGAPMRAALCVAVSR; this comes from the coding sequence ATGAGTGAAAATAAAATCCATAGGCTCGATGTCGAAACTCCTCTGGGGGTGGTCCACCTGGCTGGGTTTGCCCAAAAGCCGGACCACCGTTCGGTGATTTTTGGCCTCTTGTCGGATTACGTGGGGGCGCCCGTGAGTGGGGCCGACTTGTGTGAGTCCAAGGAGAATCCTCGCCCCGAGTTCCCGAAGCTCGACTTTGACGTGAACTGGACGCATTCCCAAGGCTTCTGCGTGTGTGCCTATGGCGAGCGCGGTTCTCGTGGCCGCCTAAAGATCGGGGTGGACTTGGAAAAGTTTTCGCCGAAACGTTTGCACCTGGCAGAGAGATTCTTTAGCAAAGAGGAATCGACGCAACTTGCGACTCTCGGCGAAGAGCTCGCCATGCAGGAATTCTTTAAGCTCTGGTGCCGCAAAGAGGCTTTTTACAAGTGCGTGGGCGGCGAATTCTTTGAGGGCACTCTGAGGCGCGATATGCAAAAAAATCCGGTGCTTGTGGAGCAGCCGGATTCAAAAGAACCTTTTACCGTTCATTTTGTGGACTTGGATGCGGCTGCAGTCGGAGCCCCGATGCGCGCCGCACTCTGCGTCGCTGTAAGCCGTTAG
- a CDS encoding TIGR02147 family protein, translating to MGEKKPTKRIFEYLDYREFLKDYYNAKKEANPAFSLRVFSDKIGFKAKDFISRVMNGGKNLSSQSIPKVASGLRLGKHETEFFVALVKFNQAETTDERNVAFEQMQAVLKVVRFAEKQHLLGHAQYMVYSDWRHLTIRSLIGMFGFDGNYEALAKQVRPNITVEQAKQSVKLLEECQLIKKDESGKYVLTESAITTGDRTSKLALRGYHQNCLKLAADSIDRDAPGTRHVSGLTLGISQEGYERIVERINAFRKEIALLAEEDEGSDKVFQLEFALFPVGGKGSEK from the coding sequence ATGGGCGAAAAGAAACCGACAAAAAGGATCTTCGAATACCTGGATTACCGGGAATTTTTGAAAGATTACTACAACGCAAAGAAAGAGGCGAACCCCGCCTTTTCGCTTCGCGTGTTTTCGGACAAGATCGGTTTCAAGGCCAAGGACTTTATTAGCCGCGTCATGAACGGCGGCAAGAACCTTTCGAGCCAAAGCATTCCCAAAGTGGCTTCGGGGCTTCGCCTCGGCAAGCACGAAACCGAATTTTTCGTGGCGCTTGTCAAGTTCAACCAGGCCGAAACCACCGACGAACGCAACGTCGCCTTCGAACAAATGCAGGCCGTGCTCAAAGTCGTACGATTCGCCGAAAAGCAGCACCTGCTCGGGCATGCTCAGTACATGGTATATTCCGACTGGCGTCACCTCACTATTCGCAGCCTTATCGGAATGTTCGGTTTTGACGGCAACTACGAGGCGCTCGCCAAGCAAGTTCGTCCGAACATCACTGTTGAACAGGCAAAACAGTCCGTAAAGCTACTCGAAGAATGCCAACTCATCAAGAAAGATGAATCGGGCAAGTACGTGCTGACCGAAAGCGCCATTACCACCGGTGACCGTACCTCGAAACTGGCACTCCGCGGCTACCACCAGAATTGCCTCAAACTTGCGGCTGATTCTATCGACCGCGACGCTCCGGGCACGCGCCATGTTTCGGGCCTTACGCTCGGCATCAGCCAAGAAGGCTACGAGCGCATCGTAGAACGCATCAACGCATTCCGTAAAGAAATCGCCCTCCTCGCCGAAGAAGACGAAGGGAGCGATAAAGTTTTCCAACTGGAATTTGCATTGTTCCCCGTCGGCGGAAAAGGCAGCGAGAAATAG
- a CDS encoding A24 family peptidase, giving the protein MEEIPLWYCLAVFFMLGACVGSFYNVIVYRMPRGISLINPPSHCPLCKKHIPLYYNLPIIGWIILRGKSACCKQPISIIYPIGESLCGLLGALALYAATGFTTDFTAPVQGVEVWADALALFWLLLGIYPVSAVDFKYKLIPDSISVGGIVAGLIISFIPGGVTPLESIVGAVAAGGGLYLLGWVATKVLNKAAMGFGDVKLLAGFGALMGVTRAVEVLVVASILGILIMVPYAKIAENRAAKKAAQSKASQNKNASAEEDEGAGQIPFGPFLAVAAPFMYLWGDALKELYLKLVVGE; this is encoded by the coding sequence ATGGAAGAAATCCCACTTTGGTACTGCCTGGCCGTATTTTTTATGCTGGGAGCCTGTGTTGGCAGTTTTTATAACGTAATTGTGTACCGCATGCCCCGCGGAATTTCGCTGATTAACCCGCCTTCGCATTGCCCGCTTTGCAAAAAGCATATCCCGCTGTATTACAACTTGCCTATTATAGGTTGGATTATTCTAAGAGGGAAGAGTGCCTGCTGTAAGCAGCCCATTAGCATTATTTACCCCATTGGGGAATCTTTGTGTGGCCTTTTGGGTGCTCTTGCCTTGTATGCGGCTACCGGTTTTACTACGGATTTTACTGCTCCGGTGCAAGGTGTTGAGGTGTGGGCCGATGCGTTGGCCTTGTTCTGGTTACTGCTTGGCATTTACCCGGTAAGTGCTGTTGACTTTAAGTACAAATTAATTCCTGATTCTATTTCGGTGGGCGGCATTGTCGCGGGCCTTATCATTTCTTTTATTCCGGGGGGCGTGACTCCGCTTGAAAGTATCGTGGGTGCAGTTGCTGCTGGTGGTGGCCTTTATTTGCTTGGCTGGGTGGCGACCAAGGTGCTGAACAAGGCTGCCATGGGCTTTGGCGATGTCAAGTTGCTGGCCGGTTTTGGCGCACTCATGGGTGTGACCCGCGCGGTCGAAGTGCTGGTGGTTGCCTCGATTCTTGGCATTTTGATTATGGTGCCGTATGCAAAGATTGCTGAAAACCGTGCCGCTAAAAAGGCTGCTCAAAGTAAGGCTTCGCAAAATAAGAATGCTTCCGCCGAAGAAGACGAAGGCGCTGGCCAGATTCCTTTTGGCCCCTTCCTTGCGGTGGCCGCCCCGTTCATGTACCTGTGGGGCGATGCCTTGAAGGAACTTTATTTAAAGCTCGTCGTGGGCGAGTAA
- a CDS encoding TIGR02147 family protein produces the protein MNRYLDIYQFTHFRKFLEEYQVARAKEEPGFTRTEICNLLGLEKSRSYFADVVRGKKVSPRMVQKFIEILELDKKEAKYFETLVELDQAKNESIRNAAMQELLKQHPNPQHIMNEDAYEYYSHWYNSALFAVLDAMDVDDDMTPVQKRIFPKVPLGKLKDSLALLERLGLARKNENGFWKPTKESISSGPYNNADLIKQYQLQCFELSKQALMTPPKQPTTMSTLTFSISSEAYKKLEAELQEFKAKARRIIGEDKEKADGVYQLNIHLFSNLD, from the coding sequence GTGAATCGCTATTTAGACATTTACCAGTTTACTCACTTCCGCAAGTTCTTGGAAGAATACCAGGTTGCCCGAGCCAAAGAGGAACCCGGTTTTACCCGTACCGAAATTTGCAACCTGCTCGGCCTCGAAAAAAGCCGCAGCTACTTTGCAGACGTTGTCAGGGGCAAAAAGGTTAGCCCCCGCATGGTACAGAAATTTATCGAAATCCTGGAACTCGACAAAAAAGAAGCCAAATATTTTGAAACCCTGGTCGAACTGGACCAGGCCAAAAACGAATCTATCCGCAACGCCGCGATGCAGGAACTGCTAAAGCAGCACCCGAACCCGCAGCATATCATGAACGAGGACGCCTACGAGTACTACAGTCACTGGTACAACAGCGCCCTTTTCGCCGTATTAGACGCCATGGACGTGGACGACGACATGACTCCGGTTCAAAAGCGGATATTCCCCAAGGTTCCGCTTGGCAAACTGAAAGATTCGCTCGCCCTGCTCGAAAGGCTCGGGCTCGCCCGCAAGAACGAAAACGGATTCTGGAAGCCCACTAAAGAAAGCATCAGCAGCGGCCCGTACAACAACGCCGACCTGATCAAGCAATACCAGTTACAATGCTTTGAACTTTCGAAGCAAGCCCTCATGACGCCGCCCAAGCAGCCGACTACGATGAGCACGCTCACCTTCAGCATTTCGAGCGAAGCTTACAAGAAACTCGAAGCCGAACTGCAGGAATTCAAGGCAAAGGCCAGGCGCATTATCGGCGAGGACAAAGAAAAAGCCGATGGGGTTTACCAGTTGAACATTCACCTGTTCTCAAATTTGGATTAG
- a CDS encoding LamG-like jellyroll fold domain-containing protein, producing the protein MDTLKYFLAGFVALFVGCSSDSHVAGNSAETGSPELAGILVLDNGKPAARTKVQCVPGDYNIVAASEADQVLPSAFETETDENGNYEFDTIPSGSFSLEAFHQESGQMLLVQDLSAEEDEPLAVNDTLRNSGTVKLLVSGAFRENQGGEAIVIGTTIRRRVSVQNGKIVVDSLPADTFELIVYMDGMSPFGFKDVSVKPEETTVWGDSVTYSFKAPLALPDEIDSLGTVVSDFPLAIRLTEKEIAFDSAEVVNGRWEAVRISQDGNRSKKLPIARTYFDARTKEAVFWVRVDSLNVSDSLELHFDNTMNPAYAKDVFPTNRSYSLVWHFDSGLAPVDDGAEKGYFEGLPTGAVAADGVVGRGVELDEGDVIVVENSSATDSSRKVNLNYDGSEYFCFSVWVKLDNLEEKQTIFEKSKEYALRYDPEKGFVVDLWVPDTSSDSIKYAWVSGTSDIKAGEWVYVAFSRHTTSQSNFYVNDRKIETEPEQIAWTGVRELADFKVGGFTGMIDELMLGSCYRDDDWTRLTYLNQRPENYWPALSAR; encoded by the coding sequence ATGGATACTTTGAAATACTTTTTAGCGGGTTTCGTTGCCCTTTTTGTGGGTTGTTCTTCGGACAGCCATGTGGCGGGCAATAGTGCCGAAACGGGTTCCCCGGAACTCGCGGGTATCTTGGTGCTTGATAATGGTAAGCCTGCCGCCCGTACGAAAGTTCAGTGTGTGCCGGGCGACTACAACATCGTTGCTGCAAGCGAGGCTGACCAAGTCCTGCCTTCCGCGTTCGAAACCGAAACGGATGAAAACGGAAACTATGAATTTGACACCATTCCGTCGGGCAGTTTCTCCTTGGAGGCTTTCCACCAGGAATCCGGCCAGATGCTTCTAGTGCAGGACCTGAGTGCCGAAGAGGACGAGCCCCTTGCTGTAAATGACACCTTGCGTAATTCCGGAACGGTCAAGCTTCTCGTATCGGGCGCGTTCCGCGAAAACCAGGGTGGCGAAGCCATCGTTATCGGGACGACAATTCGCAGAAGGGTTTCTGTACAGAACGGGAAAATCGTGGTCGATAGCCTCCCGGCAGACACGTTTGAACTTATTGTTTACATGGATGGCATGAGCCCGTTTGGATTTAAGGATGTTTCCGTAAAGCCTGAAGAGACTACAGTCTGGGGCGATTCGGTGACATACTCCTTCAAGGCTCCGCTCGCACTCCCCGATGAAATCGATTCGCTCGGCACCGTCGTGAGCGATTTCCCGCTGGCCATTCGCTTGACGGAAAAAGAAATTGCTTTCGATTCTGCGGAGGTGGTGAACGGCCGCTGGGAGGCCGTGCGCATTTCGCAGGACGGAAACCGCAGCAAGAAACTCCCTATTGCGCGAACCTACTTTGATGCTCGGACCAAAGAGGCTGTGTTCTGGGTGCGTGTCGATTCGCTGAATGTTTCAGATTCCCTGGAACTCCATTTTGACAACACCATGAACCCCGCGTACGCAAAGGATGTGTTCCCCACGAACCGCAGCTATTCTTTGGTGTGGCATTTTGATAGCGGCCTTGCACCCGTGGACGATGGAGCGGAAAAGGGATACTTCGAAGGTCTGCCGACAGGGGCCGTGGCTGCCGACGGTGTTGTTGGTAGGGGAGTGGAACTTGATGAAGGCGATGTTATTGTCGTCGAGAATTCGAGTGCGACTGATTCCTCGCGCAAGGTGAACTTGAATTACGACGGTAGCGAATATTTCTGTTTCTCGGTGTGGGTAAAACTTGACAATCTCGAAGAAAAACAGACCATCTTTGAAAAGTCCAAGGAATATGCGTTGCGCTATGATCCGGAGAAGGGCTTTGTGGTTGACCTCTGGGTTCCCGATACGAGTTCCGATTCAATAAAATACGCCTGGGTGTCTGGAACGTCTGATATTAAGGCGGGCGAGTGGGTCTATGTTGCCTTCAGCCGCCACACGACTTCGCAGTCCAATTTCTACGTGAACGACCGCAAGATTGAAACGGAGCCGGAACAAATCGCTTGGACGGGCGTCCGTGAACTGGCCGACTTCAAAGTGGGCGGCTTTACCGGCATGATTGACGAACTCATGCTTGGGAGCTGTTACCGCGATGACGACTGGACACGCCTTACCTACCTGAACCAGCGTCCCGAAAATTACTGGCCAGCCCTTTCGGCCCGCTAG
- a CDS encoding DASS family sodium-coupled anion symporter, whose product MTKAKFIKFIIASVLAIAALFLPYESLGFDAASPMGILNPLEIRVIGVFVMAALFWILQPFPIWSTSVLVIVLMIVTMSDSSLSPFRVDGVTMISHKSIMATFANPIIMLFLGGFFLAAAATKYKMDLNLARVLLKPFGKNPKFVLLGLMLITAVFSMFMSNTATAAMMLAILAPVLKLFDEDDRGKAAFALAIPLGANIGGMGTPIGTPPNAIALGALNDAVARGDLVANPVSFGQWMAFGIPYVIILMVIAWLLLLKIYPIKMKEMVLNIEGAGKFDTSPKAIIVYITFVVCVVLWVTGKGVHGINDNAIAMIPMAVFALTGVITKKDLNAMSWDVLWLVAGGFALGVGLNATGLAAHLIKTIPFASWSPIALMIGCGIICLFMANFMSHTSTATLLVPILCAVGIACQDNLVGLGGVTALLVSVAFASSLGMSLPISTPPNALAHATGYTDTNGMAKTGIVMGLSGLVLSWVMMIFLAKVNFFGTPVPKAAEAAPAAPAAAEKVVEAPAAPAVADSAAAVAADSTVAVAVDSAAAAK is encoded by the coding sequence ATGACAAAGGCTAAATTCATCAAGTTCATCATCGCGTCGGTGCTCGCCATCGCCGCCCTCTTCTTGCCCTACGAATCCCTCGGATTCGATGCCGCAAGCCCCATGGGAATCCTGAATCCGCTCGAAATTCGCGTCATTGGCGTTTTCGTGATGGCGGCCCTCTTCTGGATCCTGCAACCGTTCCCGATCTGGTCGACCTCGGTGCTCGTCATCGTGCTCATGATCGTGACGATGTCTGACTCGTCCCTCTCTCCGTTCCGCGTGGACGGCGTGACCATGATCAGCCATAAGTCCATTATGGCTACGTTTGCAAACCCGATCATCATGCTCTTCTTGGGCGGCTTCTTCCTTGCTGCTGCCGCTACCAAGTACAAGATGGACTTGAACCTTGCCCGCGTGCTCCTGAAGCCCTTCGGCAAGAACCCGAAGTTCGTGCTTCTTGGCCTCATGCTCATCACCGCCGTGTTCTCCATGTTCATGAGCAACACTGCTACCGCCGCCATGATGCTTGCTATTCTCGCTCCGGTGCTCAAGCTCTTCGACGAAGATGACCGCGGTAAAGCTGCCTTTGCCCTCGCTATTCCGCTGGGCGCCAACATCGGTGGTATGGGTACCCCGATCGGTACGCCTCCTAACGCTATTGCCCTTGGCGCCTTGAACGACGCCGTTGCCCGTGGCGACCTCGTTGCTAACCCGGTGAGCTTCGGTCAGTGGATGGCCTTCGGTATTCCGTATGTGATTATTTTGATGGTAATTGCTTGGCTCTTGCTCCTCAAGATCTACCCGATCAAGATGAAGGAAATGGTCCTGAACATTGAAGGTGCCGGCAAGTTTGATACCAGCCCCAAGGCCATTATCGTGTACATTACCTTTGTCGTGTGCGTTGTCTTGTGGGTGACCGGTAAGGGTGTCCACGGCATTAACGATAACGCAATCGCTATGATCCCGATGGCTGTGTTTGCTTTGACTGGCGTGATTACCAAGAAAGACCTGAACGCAATGAGCTGGGACGTGCTCTGGCTCGTGGCTGGCGGTTTTGCTCTGGGTGTTGGCCTGAACGCTACTGGCCTTGCCGCTCACTTGATCAAGACGATTCCGTTTGCAAGCTGGTCTCCGATCGCCCTCATGATCGGTTGCGGTATCATCTGCTTGTTCATGGCTAACTTCATGAGCCATACCTCTACGGCGACGCTCTTGGTTCCGATTCTTTGCGCCGTGGGCATTGCCTGCCAGGACAACCTCGTTGGCCTCGGTGGCGTGACCGCCCTGCTCGTTTCTGTTGCCTTTGCAAGCTCTCTCGGTATGAGCCTCCCGATTTCGACTCCGCCTAACGCCTTGGCCCACGCTACGGGTTACACCGACACCAACGGTATGGCCAAGACCGGTATCGTGATGGGTCTTTCCGGCCTCGTTCTCTCCTGGGTGATGATGATTTTCCTCGCCAAGGTGAACTTCTTCGGTACTCCGGTTCCTAAGGCCGCTGAAGCCGCTCCTGCAGCACCTGCTGCCGCCGAAAAGGTGGTTGAAGCTCCTGCCGCTCCCGCTGTTGCTGACAGCGCTGCAGCAGTCGCCGCTGACAGCACCGTTGCCGTCGCTGTCGATAGCGCCGCCGCTGCTAAATAG